The nucleotide window GCTCAAAATTGCCAGTGTTAACAAGGGATTGCAAATGAACAAAAAAAGGGACAGATCGAAAAAAATCGATTTGTCCCATGAAGTACTCAAGGTGGGAATCGAACCCACACTTCCGAAGAAACTGGATTTTGAATCCAGCGCGTCTACCAATTCCGCCACTTGAGCAAAACAGATCAGCAAAAGTATAAAATATTTTTCTGCAAGCAACTAAAAATAGTAGGTTTTATGCTTTTAGCGAGTGAATAATTTTTCTAACTTTGGGCGCACAAACATTCTAACTAACAACTTTTTTAATTTCGTTATCAAATGCCTAATCATACTACAGAAGCCAAGATTTTTACGTGTTCGCAAAGCAAAGATTTAGCAGAAGAAATAGCGGCTGCTTACGGAGTTGATTTAGGTAACGTTATTACCTCAACCTATAGCGATGGCGAATTTCAACCATCTTACGAAGAATCTATAAGAGGTACACGCATTTTTATTATTGGATCTACTCATCCTGGGCCAAAGAACCTAATGGAAATGTTATTAATGATTGACGCCGCTAAACGCGCCTCTGCAAGGCACATTACTGCCGTAATGCCTTATTTTGGTTGGGCTAGACAAGATAGAAAAGATAAACCAAGAGTCCCTATAGCTGCAAAATTAGTAGCCAAAATGTTAGAAGCTGCTGGTGCAACACGGATCATTACAATGGATTTGCACGCAGACCAGATACAAGGGTTCTTTGAAAAACCAGTAGACCATTTATTCGCGTCAACTATATTTTTACCATATTTAAAAAGCCTAAATCTCGATAATTTAACAATTGCCTCACCAGATATGGGAGGTTCTAAGCGTGCTTACGCATACTCTAAAGCCTTAAAAAGCGATGTGGTAATTTGCTACAAGCAACGCGCTAAAGCTAATGTTATATCTCACATGGAGCTAATTGGTGATGTTACCGGTAAAAATGTGGTTTTAGTAGATGATATGGTTGATACCGCTGGCACACTTACTAAAGCCGCAGATCTTATGATGGAGCGTGGTGCTAAAAGTGTAAGAGCAATTTGTACACACCCTATTTTGTCTGGTAGTGCCTATGAACGTTTAGAAAACTCTAAACTAGAAGAACTAATTGTCACCAATTCTATTCCTCCAAAACAAGAAAGTAAAAAACTTAGAGTTTTAAGTTGTGCTCATTTATTTGCAGAAGTGATGTACAACGTACACCACAACCAATCAATAAGCAATAAGTTTGTAATGTAGAAATATTAATTCTACACACGCGTTATACTGTCTTACATTCAAAATAACAAGGGCTTTTGTTACCAAGGTTATATATCTTCAAAAAATAGTAAGAAAAGGCTAGTATTTTTCTATTATATGTTTAAATTTGCAGCCCTTAAAATAAGGGAATCAAATATTTAACAACTAAATTTTTATAATGAAATCAATTACAATTAATGGATCTCAAAGAGAAAGCGTAGGTAAATCGTCAACGAAAGCCTTACGTAATGCTGGTCAGGTTCCTTGCGTATTATACGGAGCGGAAGCCAAGCCAGTGCATTTCTTTGCACCAGAATTGGCATTCTCTAAACTTGTATATACCGCAAATGCGCATACAGTTGTGATTGCCTTAGATAATGGTGACAGCTATAATGCTGTAATGCAAGACATTCAGTTTCATCCTGTAACCGACAAAATCCTTCACATAGATTTTTATGAAATTTATGAAGATAGAGAAATCACTATGGAAATTCCAGTGAAAACCGTAGGAACGTCTAGAGGAGTTCTTAATGGTGGTAACTTAAGAATACCATACCGTAAATTAAGAGTTAGAGCTATTCCGTCTAAACTCCCAGATTTTATTGAAGTTGATATTACTCCATTAAAAATAGGAACTAAACTTTATATCAGCGAATTAGCCAATGAAGACTACAAATTTATGCACCCAGACAATATTGTTGTTTGCCAAGTAAGACGTAGCCGACTTGCTATTGTTGATGCAGATGAAGACGAAGAAGAAACAGAAGAAGGAGAAACTACTGAAGGAGCAGCAGAAGCACCAGCGGCAGAAGCTCAAGAATAGTTTCAAAAAAAACGTTTCAGATATTAAAAAGCATTCTTTTACAGAATGCTTTTTTATTTTTACACAAATTAAACAGAATGTGGAAACGTTTTAAAAAATGGCTTGGTTTTGGCAAAGCTATTAAAGAAAATGAAGAAGATATTATGAAAAAATTCTTAATTGTAGGGCTAGGTAACATTGGTGAAAAATATCAAAATACCAGACATAATATTGGCTTTAAAGTTTTAGATTATGTTGCGCATAAAGAAGAGGCTGTTTTTGAAACTGTAAAACTAGGCGACATAACAACAGTTAAAGTTAAAGGGAGAACATTACTTCTTCTTAAGCCCAGCACTTACATGAATCTTAGTGGCAAAGCCGTGAAATATTGGTTAGAAAAGGAAAAAATACCACTTCAAAATTTACTTGTAATAACTGACGACCTCAACTTGCCATTTGGCACACTTAGACTTAAAACTAAAGGGAGTGATGGAGGACATAATGGTCTAAAAGACATTCAAGACAAGCTACAAACCACAAACTATAATCGATTTAGGTTTGGCATAAGCGATACATTTAGTAAAGGTAAACAGGTTGATTATGTTCTTGGTCAATGGAATGATGAAGAAAACTCTAAGCTTGAAGAACGTCTTAAAATTTCTGCTGAATTGGTAACATCCTTCGTTTTGGCTGGTGTAAATAACACCATGAATCAGTATAATGGCAAATAAAAAGGGCCGCAAACGCGACCCTTTTTGTTTAGTTTAGTTAAGGTATTAATCGACAATTAATTTTTTGGTTGTACGGTTAGCACCATCAATAACTTCTATTAAATAAACTCCAGACTGGACGTTCTTTAATGCAATAGAGGCTTTAAAATCATAAAATGAACTAAAAATTTTGGAATAAATACTTCTTCCATTAATATCGTATAAGTTAATACTAATCTTATCTGAAATTGGATTCCTTATAGCAACACTAAATTCACCCGTATTTGGGTTTGGATAAATACTAAAAGTATTGTCTCGTATTTCGGCATCAATAATAGATAATGTCTGCTGTGTACATAGCTCTAGCGTAAAATCTGTAATCTGACCACCATCGGCAAAACCAAAGTCGTCATCTACTGACAATGTCCAAACACCCGCTGACATCTGCCCATAAAGCGTAGAAAGATCACCCTCCGGGATAAAGGTTCCTGTAAAAGGTGATGTTCCGGATGTAATGGCCGTTGCAGCTTCTTGATCAAAAACAGTCGATATATAATCATCATCATCGTCATTTCCATTATCTGTAGAGAGTTCTACAGTTGTACCCGAAGGACTAACTAAGAAAATATCGAGATCATTATTCCATCCGTGAGAAATAGTAATCGTTACATTTACATCTGTTATTACTTCGTCAATAGGCACATTTATTACCGAAGTATAATTATCTGTTCCATTCCCAGTTTCTAAAATATCAATAGGTAAATCCGTGGCAGCGTATGAATTACACGCAATATTTGCTGTTGTAAAACTTGCTTGAGAATAGCTTCCTTGTCCACAATCATTAAGGGCTCTAACTCGCCAAAAATATTCTGTAGCTATATTTAAAGTGTTGGCAGTAAATGTAGGAGAGTTAACAATAGAATCTGCTACAATATTGGTGAACGCGATATCTGTTGCGATTTCAATTTCATAACTTATGGCATTAGGATCTGCTTCCCAAGTAAAAACAGCATTATCCGCAAAAACATCAGTTGCACCATCTACAGGAGTCAAGAGGTTTAAAGTGCCTAAATTAGCATTAAACACGTTAAATTCTACAGTTGTAGTTTTTACAACTGAGCCCGAAGTCCCAACGATTGAAAAAGTATAATTACCCGATGACAATGCGCCTATGCCAGTGATTGTTGCGGTAACCACTGTGCCATTTGCAGATGCTGATGCTGGAGAAAATGTAGCATTAGTACCAGTCGGCAGACCAGTGGTACTAAATGTTGTTGTTCCTGAAAAACCTAAAAAAGTATTATAGGTAAATGTAAACACTGCATTGTCAGGTTCACAAACATCTATTGAGGCATCGTCCACGTTTAATACAAATTCAGATTCTTGTAGTGTAAAGTTTGTTGCGTTAATTGCATAGAAAATGTTATTGTTGCCCTCTACTTTAACTCTTAAAGCAGAAGAATCGCCACCTGTTGCAGGAACTGTGACGTCATGAGAACCATCATTAGGTACGTTGCTAGCCATAACAAAAGGAAATGTAAAACCTCCATCAGTAGATAACAGAATATTAACGGTTGGTGTATTGACATTGCCAGTATCTGTTCCTGCAACATTCCAAGTAACCGTTTGAGTTGAACCTACATCCCAAGTTTCATTTGTGGTTTGCGAAGTTACTGTAAACGGACCAGAAGAGCCATCAACAGTTACCGTCATTGTATCGTAATCACTCTGAGGTGTTAATCCAATGCCATTACCCTCACTCCTATCTCTCACCGTAAGTGCAAAATTTAATATTCTACCAACATTAGATACGGTTTCCCAAGAGGAATTATCTACAGTCTCAACAGGATTAGTTTCTGTAAGTTGCCCAGCAATAACACGCTCTATTATTGGCATATACCTGTCTGGCGATATGCTTGGCGGACGCGACCTCCAAACAGCTCCAGATGTTTTATTTGGTCCAAAGTTATTGGTTGTGGTAATACCGTTATCTATCTGTTCCCAGGTATACGTTAAAACATCACCACTATCAGCATCTGTTGCATTACCTTTTAAAA belongs to Winogradskyella sp. J14-2 and includes:
- the pth gene encoding aminoacyl-tRNA hydrolase; translation: MWKRFKKWLGFGKAIKENEEDIMKKFLIVGLGNIGEKYQNTRHNIGFKVLDYVAHKEEAVFETVKLGDITTVKVKGRTLLLLKPSTYMNLSGKAVKYWLEKEKIPLQNLLVITDDLNLPFGTLRLKTKGSDGGHNGLKDIQDKLQTTNYNRFRFGISDTFSKGKQVDYVLGQWNDEENSKLEERLKISAELVTSFVLAGVNNTMNQYNGK
- a CDS encoding reprolysin-like metallopeptidase; protein product: MKTKLHFVLSISFFLTVFSVIAQQNYWQKTIKANLEENEESNTINSKLGKIFQLNIEEFKAQLVKVPLRSYSNETKTRVYLPNIKGDLEEFMVVEAPVLSEALSVMYPNIKTYLGFSSRRPGVRARFSVTPQGLQAMITYPNESMNLIVPVSKGDTSSYIVYSRDARRQNIKDFNCLTEDEFFTAKANEVYNKDANDQILRTFRIAISTTGEYTNFWDDGNAGNGNAQEDALAQVVATLNRSNEVFEVDMAVTFTLVSGTEIIYPNAASDPYTGAFNSQLQSTLTTNIGEANYDIGHLFNFGGNNGNAGCIGCVCVDGQKGSGFSSHSFLDNDGGPYMNDFFDIDYVPHEIGHQMGANHTWSFSSEGTGVNAEPGSGTTIMGYAGITGGNDIQDHSDAYFHYYSILQILNNLNTRTCWVGSAISNNPPNADAGLDYTIPNGTAFVLKGNATDADSGDVLTYTWEQIDNGITTTNNFGPNKTSGAVWRSRPPSISPDRYMPIIERVIAGQLTETNPVETVDNSSWETVSNVGRILNFALTVRDRSEGNGIGLTPQSDYDTMTVTVDGSSGPFTVTSQTTNETWDVGSTQTVTWNVAGTDTGNVNTPTVNILLSTDGGFTFPFVMASNVPNDGSHDVTVPATGGDSSALRVKVEGNNNIFYAINATNFTLQESEFVLNVDDASIDVCEPDNAVFTFTYNTFLGFSGTTTFSTTGLPTGTNATFSPASASANGTVVTATITGIGALSSGNYTFSIVGTSGSVVKTTTVEFNVFNANLGTLNLLTPVDGATDVFADNAVFTWEADPNAISYEIEIATDIAFTNIVADSIVNSPTFTANTLNIATEYFWRVRALNDCGQGSYSQASFTTANIACNSYAATDLPIDILETGNGTDNYTSVINVPIDEVITDVNVTITISHGWNNDLDIFLVSPSGTTVELSTDNGNDDDDDYISTVFDQEAATAITSGTSPFTGTFIPEGDLSTLYGQMSAGVWTLSVDDDFGFADGGQITDFTLELCTQQTLSIIDAEIRDNTFSIYPNPNTGEFSVAIRNPISDKISINLYDINGRSIYSKIFSSFYDFKASIALKNVQSGVYLIEVIDGANRTTKKLIVD
- a CDS encoding ribose-phosphate pyrophosphokinase, whose product is MPNHTTEAKIFTCSQSKDLAEEIAAAYGVDLGNVITSTYSDGEFQPSYEESIRGTRIFIIGSTHPGPKNLMEMLLMIDAAKRASARHITAVMPYFGWARQDRKDKPRVPIAAKLVAKMLEAAGATRIITMDLHADQIQGFFEKPVDHLFASTIFLPYLKSLNLDNLTIASPDMGGSKRAYAYSKALKSDVVICYKQRAKANVISHMELIGDVTGKNVVLVDDMVDTAGTLTKAADLMMERGAKSVRAICTHPILSGSAYERLENSKLEELIVTNSIPPKQESKKLRVLSCAHLFAEVMYNVHHNQSISNKFVM
- a CDS encoding 50S ribosomal protein L25/general stress protein Ctc, which codes for MKSITINGSQRESVGKSSTKALRNAGQVPCVLYGAEAKPVHFFAPELAFSKLVYTANAHTVVIALDNGDSYNAVMQDIQFHPVTDKILHIDFYEIYEDREITMEIPVKTVGTSRGVLNGGNLRIPYRKLRVRAIPSKLPDFIEVDITPLKIGTKLYISELANEDYKFMHPDNIVVCQVRRSRLAIVDADEDEEETEEGETTEGAAEAPAAEAQE